In a single window of the Ruminococcus albus 7 = DSM 20455 genome:
- a CDS encoding aldo/keto reductase, whose product MKYTKLGNSDLNVSRICMGCMGFGDASNGQHSWTIDEEHSRQIIKRGLELGVNFFDTAIGYQSGTSEQYVGRALRDFAKRDDVVVATKFLPRTPADIEAGISGQQHIERMINKSLENLGMDYVDLYIYHMWDWNTPIYDILDGLNRIVKAGKARYIGISNCYAWQLAKANALAEKEGFAKFVSVQGHYNLIFREEEREMAMLCAEDNIAMTPYSALASGRLARLPGETSKRAEEDTYAKFKYDATKEQDEVIIRRVAELAEKHGVSMTEVSLAWLLTKVTSPVVGATKLHHIEGAAKAVDLELSADEIKYLEEPYVPHSLAGVMAQNKPANKNEKHVWSTGSQKI is encoded by the coding sequence ATGAAATACACAAAACTTGGTAATTCAGATCTGAATGTTTCAAGGATATGTATGGGCTGTATGGGCTTCGGAGATGCTTCAAACGGTCAGCATTCGTGGACGATAGACGAGGAACATAGCCGTCAGATAATTAAAAGAGGACTTGAACTCGGCGTGAATTTCTTTGATACAGCAATAGGTTACCAGTCCGGAACCAGTGAGCAGTATGTGGGCAGGGCGCTTCGTGACTTTGCAAAGCGTGATGACGTAGTGGTTGCAACAAAGTTCCTGCCGAGAACACCTGCGGATATAGAAGCAGGTATCAGCGGACAGCAGCATATCGAGCGAATGATAAACAAGAGTCTTGAAAACCTCGGAATGGACTATGTTGACCTGTACATTTATCATATGTGGGACTGGAATACGCCGATCTATGATATACTGGACGGTCTGAACCGTATCGTCAAGGCAGGAAAAGCAAGATATATCGGTATTTCAAATTGCTATGCTTGGCAGCTTGCAAAAGCAAATGCACTGGCTGAGAAAGAAGGCTTTGCAAAGTTCGTCAGTGTTCAGGGACATTACAATCTGATCTTCCGTGAGGAGGAGCGTGAAATGGCTATGCTCTGCGCTGAGGACAATATCGCCATGACACCTTACAGCGCTCTTGCAAGCGGCAGGCTCGCACGTCTTCCAGGAGAAACTTCAAAGCGAGCCGAAGAAGACACTTACGCTAAATTCAAATATGATGCAACAAAAGAACAAGACGAGGTTATCATCAGGCGTGTTGCAGAGCTTGCTGAAAAGCACGGTGTTTCCATGACAGAAGTATCCCTTGCGTGGCTGCTGACAAAGGTGACTTCTCCCGTTGTCGGTGCAACAAAGCTGCACCATATTGAAGGTGCTGCAAAGGCGGTCGATCTGGAGCTGTCTGCCGACGAGATAAAATATCTCGAAGAACCATATGTTCCTCATTCACTTGCAGGTGTAATGGCGCAGAACAAGCCTGCAAACAAAAATGAAAAGCACGTCTGGTCAACAGGCAGTCAGAAAATTTAA
- a CDS encoding TetR family transcriptional regulator, whose translation MPKGSPELTASRKSEIVSACEKLYQTMSFKEITLKEISVETSFSRPSIYNYFQTKEEIFLALMQREYELWAEEMNELAKKNETMSADSFASSLAHSLENHEQLLKLLAMNHYDMEENSRPERLTEFKVAYGASLDAVRACVRKFFPDIDCERFIFVFFPFLFGVYPYSVATQKQLDAMRDANMDFKMHSIYEIIYSCVIQLLGGAK comes from the coding sequence ATGCCAAAGGGTTCACCTGAACTGACAGCTTCACGAAAAAGCGAGATCGTTAGTGCCTGTGAAAAGCTCTATCAGACCATGAGCTTCAAGGAGATAACTTTGAAAGAAATAAGTGTAGAAACAAGCTTTTCCAGACCGTCTATCTACAACTATTTTCAGACGAAAGAGGAAATATTCCTTGCACTGATGCAGCGTGAGTATGAACTGTGGGCAGAGGAAATGAACGAGCTTGCAAAGAAAAATGAAACGATGTCCGCTGACAGCTTTGCATCATCACTTGCACACTCACTCGAAAACCATGAACAGCTTTTGAAGCTCCTTGCTATGAATCACTACGATATGGAGGAAAACTCACGGCCCGAACGGCTGACGGAGTTCAAAGTTGCTTATGGAGCTTCCCTGGATGCAGTTAGAGCTTGTGTAAGAAAATTCTTTCCTGATATCGACTGTGAACGCTTTATATTCGTTTTCTTCCCTTTCCTTTTCGGAGTATATCCCTATTCGGTGGCAACACAAAAACAGCTTGATGCCATGCGTGATGCAAATATGGACTTTAAGATGCACAGCATATATGAAATAATTTATTCCTGCGTGATACAACTTTTGGGAGGTGCAAAATGA
- a CDS encoding aldo/keto reductase produces the protein MTNLPKIALGAWAWGNDGTFGGNLTADTLRPIFNKAMENGLNLWDTAYAYGMGTSEKVLADFVKDLPRESYLISDKFTPQCADASSPTAMKDMIEMQLELMALDRFDIYWIHNVWNAPKWTEELAKYFEGRDDVPMIGVSNHNLAEIKEAAEILKAHGLKLSAVQNHYSLINRFSEESGILDYCKENDITFFSYMVLEQGALSGKYDTTHPMPAGSARADSYNPILDKLEVMNKALGKIADKCGVGIAQIPVAWAIAKGTLPIIGVTKVSHVEDAVKASNITLTSDEVKELESVADGLGLNVIRFWEKEMK, from the coding sequence ATGACTAACTTACCAAAGATCGCCCTCGGTGCATGGGCTTGGGGAAATGACGGAACATTCGGCGGAAATCTGACAGCAGATACCCTCCGCCCGATCTTCAACAAGGCTATGGAAAATGGTTTGAACCTGTGGGATACCGCTTATGCTTACGGTATGGGTACATCTGAAAAAGTTCTGGCTGACTTTGTGAAAGATCTGCCAAGAGAAAGCTATCTTATCTCCGATAAGTTCACACCTCAGTGTGCAGATGCATCTTCTCCGACGGCAATGAAGGACATGATCGAGATGCAGCTTGAACTTATGGCACTTGATCGTTTTGACATTTACTGGATTCACAATGTCTGGAATGCTCCAAAATGGACCGAGGAACTTGCAAAATACTTCGAGGGCAGGGATGACGTTCCTATGATCGGTGTTTCCAACCACAACCTTGCAGAGATAAAGGAAGCTGCAGAGATACTCAAAGCACACGGTCTGAAACTCTCGGCAGTGCAGAATCATTACAGCCTAATCAACCGTTTTTCTGAGGAGTCCGGCATTTTGGACTACTGTAAAGAGAACGATATAACATTCTTCTCGTATATGGTACTGGAGCAGGGCGCACTTTCGGGCAAGTACGACACAACTCACCCCATGCCGGCTGGCTCGGCAAGAGCAGACAGCTATAACCCCATTCTCGACAAGCTGGAGGTCATGAACAAGGCTCTCGGCAAGATCGCTGATAAATGCGGAGTAGGAATCGCACAGATCCCGGTTGCGTGGGCTATTGCTAAGGGAACGCTTCCGATAATCGGTGTAACAAAGGTCAGCCACGTTGAGGATGCTGTGAAGGCGTCAAATATCACGCTGACCTCCGATGAGGTAAAGGAGCTTGAAAGCGTTGCCGACGGTCTCGGATTGAATGTGATACGCTTCTGGGAAAAAGAAATGAAGTGA
- a CDS encoding flavin reductase family protein: MKKSIDTKLALYPTPVTVISTMNGDKPTWTLVAHIGIIGHDRILVSLAEPHFINNLIKENGRLSVNLVTEEMLPAVDVSGSVTGAKADKSDLFEYEIGKCGMPIIKAANLTIECKVDDIYKTPNFESFICTIDNTYVEEDCLNDKGKPDYTKVRPVLFEFPNYQYLQTGNVIGKCLSFKKEEN; this comes from the coding sequence AAAAAAGCATTGATACAAAACTGGCACTCTACCCCACACCTGTGACCGTGATCAGTACAATGAACGGCGATAAGCCAACATGGACTCTTGTTGCGCATATCGGTATAATCGGTCATGACCGTATCCTTGTGAGCCTTGCAGAGCCCCATTTTATCAATAATCTGATAAAAGAGAACGGCAGACTTTCCGTTAATCTTGTGACAGAGGAAATGCTCCCTGCTGTTGATGTTTCAGGTTCTGTTACAGGGGCTAAGGCTGACAAATCCGATCTGTTTGAATATGAGATCGGCAAATGCGGTATGCCGATCATCAAAGCGGCAAATCTCACCATTGAATGTAAAGTCGATGACATCTACAAAACACCAAATTTCGAGAGCTTCATCTGCACGATAGACAATACCTACGTTGAGGAGGACTGCCTGAATGATAAGGGCAAGCCCGACTACACGAAGGTCAGACCTGTGTTGTTTGAGTTCCCGAATTATCAGTATCTTCAAACAGGCAATGTGATCGGGAAATGCCTGAGCTTTAAGAAGGAGGAAAATTAA